From the Rhodanobacter soli genome, one window contains:
- a CDS encoding DUF1631 family protein, translating into MDVGHDRRHSSASHQGGRLGGARWPARAQRLLEASYTLCVEGLQEPLRRCLSEFEKQLFALAERAHHASEQQDCFASRQRVLQGRTTFAQHFMERLGNALGEIDRAKTAPAAAAANVKPWQTLELVDPGEQEVSMALEQLGARGEVRHSSVLYELGHRLAVLIGAPPLEGQALPLGPHALAQACHEAGVELELPLKHQLLLLQHFDQWVIQALAPLYDTINAHLQGDGILPQLRSIPIPRHIGKRARPVAGNPEAASEPAPAAGHAGTAQAGGSGGDPIEVLESLRDLLARQRAGQGGVGGRAASRAASEQELQSALGALQQHLAQVTDQAGRELRTAARLREELLAQLNFGKPGDAPRTQLSDEQGDTVELVARLFEQLGHQLQQGGNAHHLLSDLQLPVLRMAVADHGFFEKREHPARRLLDTVTAAANDWLDGSDDESNRPLATKLEQLVNRASQEPPSAGLYTTLLADIEHHLALLTRKAQAAERRHVEAAQGRERLDQARHRAGELMAERFVQSPPRGLLRALLDRAWSDVLALTLLRHGEDSEPFRAQLAITDQLLGRLPVDDRLQLQVEVESGLQQIGMHAEEAVQVAQRLLGAGKPDPAVELPSATDLALRLKQHQRLGEQQAAHEPAIGPVPTAAPAAATADPRQLRIEQHLRELPFGSWFEFIDPATGQIARRKLAWYSPMSGRCLLVSRRGQRGEEMSLAQLAHEVASGRVCEVPAQPESLLDRAWRGLTGSLRQAAEPRRSTPPEAARR; encoded by the coding sequence ATGGATGTCGGACACGATCGACGTCACTCGTCCGCGTCGCATCAGGGCGGCCGCCTCGGCGGCGCGCGCTGGCCTGCGCGCGCGCAACGCCTGCTGGAGGCCAGCTACACGCTGTGCGTGGAAGGATTGCAGGAACCCCTGCGCCGTTGCCTGAGTGAATTCGAGAAGCAGCTTTTTGCGCTGGCCGAACGCGCGCACCATGCCAGCGAGCAGCAGGATTGTTTCGCCAGCCGGCAACGCGTGCTGCAGGGCCGCACCACCTTCGCGCAGCATTTCATGGAACGCCTCGGCAATGCGCTCGGCGAGATCGACCGTGCCAAGACCGCGCCAGCCGCGGCCGCCGCCAACGTAAAGCCATGGCAAACGCTGGAACTGGTCGATCCCGGCGAGCAGGAAGTGTCGATGGCGCTGGAGCAACTGGGCGCCCGTGGCGAAGTGCGCCACAGCAGCGTGCTGTACGAACTGGGCCACCGGCTCGCGGTGCTGATCGGCGCACCACCGCTGGAAGGCCAGGCGTTGCCGCTGGGCCCGCACGCGCTGGCGCAGGCATGCCATGAAGCCGGCGTCGAACTGGAGTTGCCGCTGAAGCACCAGCTGCTGTTGCTGCAGCACTTCGACCAGTGGGTGATCCAGGCGCTGGCGCCGTTGTACGACACCATCAACGCCCACCTGCAGGGCGACGGCATCCTGCCGCAGCTGCGCAGCATTCCGATTCCGCGACACATCGGCAAACGGGCGCGTCCCGTTGCCGGCAACCCCGAGGCGGCCAGCGAGCCGGCACCGGCCGCCGGCCACGCCGGCACGGCACAAGCCGGCGGCTCCGGCGGCGACCCGATCGAGGTGCTGGAATCCCTGCGCGACCTGCTGGCGCGGCAACGCGCCGGCCAGGGCGGCGTCGGAGGCCGGGCAGCCAGCCGCGCCGCCAGCGAGCAGGAACTGCAGTCCGCGCTGGGCGCGTTGCAGCAGCACTTGGCCCAGGTCACCGATCAGGCCGGCCGCGAACTGCGCACCGCCGCACGATTGCGCGAGGAGCTGCTGGCCCAGCTCAACTTCGGCAAGCCCGGCGACGCGCCGCGCACCCAGCTCAGCGACGAGCAGGGCGACACGGTGGAACTGGTCGCGCGGCTGTTCGAGCAGCTTGGCCATCAACTGCAGCAGGGCGGCAATGCCCACCATCTGCTCAGCGACCTGCAACTGCCGGTGCTGCGCATGGCGGTGGCCGACCACGGCTTCTTCGAGAAGCGCGAACACCCGGCGCGCCGACTGCTGGACACGGTGACCGCGGCAGCGAACGACTGGCTCGACGGCAGCGACGACGAGAGCAACCGGCCGCTCGCGACCAAGCTCGAACAGCTGGTCAACCGCGCCAGCCAGGAACCGCCCAGCGCCGGCCTGTACACCACACTGCTGGCCGACATCGAACATCACCTGGCCCTGCTCACGCGCAAGGCGCAGGCGGCCGAGCGGCGCCACGTGGAAGCGGCGCAGGGACGCGAGCGGCTGGACCAGGCGCGCCATCGCGCCGGCGAGCTGATGGCCGAACGCTTCGTGCAATCGCCGCCGCGCGGCCTGCTGCGCGCCCTGCTCGACCGCGCCTGGTCCGACGTGCTGGCGCTGACCCTGCTGCGGCACGGCGAGGACAGCGAACCGTTCCGCGCGCAACTGGCGATCACCGACCAGCTGCTGGGCCGCCTGCCGGTGGACGACCGCCTGCAATTGCAGGTGGAAGTGGAGTCCGGCCTGCAGCAGATCGGCATGCACGCCGAAGAAGCGGTGCAGGTGGCGCAGCGGCTGCTCGGCGCGGGCAAGCCCGACCCTGCCGTGGAACTGCCCAGCGCCACCGATCTCGCCTTGCGCCTGAAGCAGCACCAGCGGCTGGGCGAACAGCAAGCCGCCCATGAGCCTGCCATCGGCCCGGTACCGACCGCTGCGCCAGCGGCTGCAACGGCCGACCCGCGCCAGCTGCGCATCGAGCAACACTTGCGCGAGCTGCCGTTCGGCAGCTGGTTCGAGTTCATCGACCCAGCCACCGGGCAGATCGCCCGGCGCAAGCTGGCCTGGTACTCGCCGATGTCCGGGCGCTGCCTGCTGGTCAGCCGGCGCGGCCAGCGCGGCGAGGAAATGAGCCTGGCGCAACTCGCCCACGAAGTGGCCAGCGGCCGCGTGTGCGAGGTGCCGGCGCAGCCGGAAAGCCTGCTCGACCGCGCCTGGCGCGGCCTCACCGGCAGCCTGCGCCAGGCGGCCGAGCCGCGCCGCTCCACCCCGCCGGAGGCCGCGCGTCGATGA